A single window of Cetobacterium sp. ZOR0034 DNA harbors:
- a CDS encoding CTP synthase, whose protein sequence is MKRTKYVFVTGGVVSSLGKGITAASLGRLLKERGYSVTIQKFDPYINVDPGTMNPYEHGEVFVTVDGAETDLDLGHYERFLDENLTRYNNITTGRIYQSVINKERKGEYLGKTVQVIPHITNEIKSKIELVGKESGSDIVITEIGGTVGDIESTPFLEAIRQFKYDVGRENVLYIHVTLVPYLKAAGELKTKPSQHSVKELMSLGIRPDILVCRTEHPINSDLKRKLSMFCDIDPEAVIEAPDAKTIYEVPLIMEENGLADVACKKLGIENREPDLGNWKEIVKSIKHPKDKVKLAVVGKYIELKDAYISINESIEHAAYNLGLKADIHYVQAEDLDAESLREFNGILIPGGFGDRGVQGKIDAINFARENKIPFLGICLGMQTAVIEFSRNVLGMKDANSTEFDKTSKHPVIDILPDQKDIKNLGGTMRLGVYPCKIEKNSLAYELYKEELIYERHRHRFEFNNEFKEIIQEKGLKISGSSPDGTLAEIVELSKDLHPFFIAGQFHPEFKSRPGKPHPLFLGFVEAVYKLEKSLKD, encoded by the coding sequence ATGAAAAGAACTAAGTATGTATTTGTAACTGGTGGGGTTGTTTCATCTTTAGGAAAGGGAATAACTGCAGCATCTTTAGGAAGATTATTGAAGGAAAGAGGATATAGTGTAACTATTCAAAAGTTTGATCCATATATAAATGTAGATCCAGGAACAATGAATCCATATGAGCATGGGGAAGTATTTGTAACTGTAGATGGAGCTGAAACAGATTTAGACTTAGGGCACTATGAAAGATTTTTAGATGAAAATCTAACAAGATATAATAATATAACAACAGGAAGAATTTACCAATCTGTTATAAATAAAGAGAGAAAAGGTGAATATTTAGGTAAAACTGTTCAAGTAATTCCTCATATAACTAATGAAATAAAATCTAAGATAGAGTTAGTTGGAAAAGAGAGTGGATCAGATATTGTTATAACAGAGATAGGTGGAACAGTAGGGGATATAGAATCAACACCATTTTTAGAAGCAATTAGACAATTTAAATATGATGTTGGAAGAGAAAATGTTTTATATATTCATGTGACTTTAGTTCCATATTTAAAAGCTGCTGGAGAGTTAAAAACAAAACCTTCTCAACATTCTGTGAAAGAGCTGATGAGTTTAGGAATAAGGCCAGATATTTTAGTTTGTAGAACAGAGCATCCAATAAACTCTGATTTAAAGAGAAAGTTATCGATGTTTTGTGATATAGATCCAGAGGCAGTAATAGAAGCTCCAGATGCTAAGACAATTTATGAAGTTCCTCTAATAATGGAGGAGAACGGACTAGCAGATGTAGCTTGTAAAAAATTAGGAATTGAAAATAGAGAACCAGATCTTGGAAATTGGAAAGAGATTGTAAAAAGTATAAAGCATCCAAAAGATAAGGTGAAATTAGCCGTTGTAGGTAAGTATATTGAATTGAAAGATGCATATATAAGTATAAATGAATCGATAGAACATGCAGCTTATAATTTAGGATTAAAAGCAGATATTCATTATGTTCAAGCTGAGGATTTAGATGCAGAATCGTTAAGAGAATTTAATGGAATTTTAATACCTGGTGGATTTGGAGATAGAGGAGTTCAAGGTAAAATTGACGCAATAAACTTTGCTAGAGAAAATAAGATTCCGTTTTTAGGAATATGTTTAGGAATGCAAACTGCAGTTATAGAGTTTTCGAGAAATGTATTAGGAATGAAAGATGCAAATTCAACAGAGTTTGATAAAACTAGTAAACATCCAGTTATAGATATTTTACCGGATCAAAAAGATATAAAAAATCTTGGAGGAACAATGAGATTAGGAGTATATCCGTGTAAAATAGAGAAGAATAGTTTAGCATATGAGCTTTATAAAGAGGAGCTTATTTATGAGAGACATAGACATAGATTTGAATTTAATAATGAATTTAAAGAGATCATTCAAGAAAAAGGATTAAAGATATCTGGGTCATCACCAGATGGAACATTAGCAGAGATAGTAGAACTGTCAAAAGATTTACACCCATTCTTTATAGCAGGGCAGTTCCATCCAGAGTTTAAAAGTAGACCTGGGAAACCGCACCCACTATTTTTAGGGTTTGTAGAAGCTGTGTATAAGCTTGAAAAATCTTTAAAAGATTAA
- a CDS encoding META domain-containing protein, with protein sequence MKKILGILLMFTVLFGGCSSLTTKNKRLVGREYILIQENSIPNVLIGFDEHNFYGFSGLNNYFGRYEKKGNRIKFEKLGATLMAGSDKVMKMESEYLEKLDLVQSFTVENDILTLNLKDGTSLKFKENKMVDKKLK encoded by the coding sequence ATGAAAAAAATTTTAGGAATACTATTGATGTTTACAGTTTTATTTGGAGGATGTTCAAGTTTAACAACTAAAAATAAAAGATTAGTAGGAAGAGAATATATACTTATTCAAGAGAATTCTATTCCTAATGTTTTAATAGGTTTTGATGAACATAACTTCTACGGCTTCTCAGGATTGAATAACTATTTTGGAAGATATGAGAAAAAAGGGAATAGAATAAAGTTTGAAAAACTTGGAGCAACATTGATGGCAGGTTCAGATAAAGTTATGAAAATGGAAAGTGAGTACTTAGAAAAATTAGATTTAGTACAATCATTTACTGTAGAAAATGATATTTTAACATTAAACCTGAAAGATGGAACTAGTTTAAAATTTAAAGAAAATAAAATGGTTGACAAAAAATTAAAATAA
- the lgt gene encoding prolipoprotein diacylglyceryl transferase, with product MNPIFLQIGSFKLSYYGLCYAIAFFVGIELLKKEAEKKGLSKALVEDYAFVAMISGLLGGRLYYVLFNFSYYLDYPMDILAVWKGGMAIHGGILGGFIGTLIYAHRKKLNAFLLGDMVAPLLLLGQGIGRFGNLANGEVHGVPTFTPLNIIFKLKPSFNEWYSYYNTLSLSDKAGYKELVPWGLVFPTSSPAGSEFPNLPLHPAMLYEAGLNFAGFIFLYFYMRNKNYATGTIWWTYIIIYSINRIVVSFFRAEDLMLLGVRAPHIVSFVMLMIAAVIIIVINKKSRSDKK from the coding sequence ATGAATCCAATATTTTTACAGATAGGAAGTTTCAAATTGAGCTACTATGGATTGTGTTATGCAATAGCTTTTTTTGTAGGAATAGAGCTTTTAAAAAAAGAGGCTGAAAAAAAAGGTTTATCTAAGGCATTAGTAGAAGATTATGCTTTTGTTGCTATGATTTCAGGACTTTTAGGTGGAAGATTATATTATGTTTTATTTAACTTCTCTTACTATTTAGATTATCCTATGGATATTTTAGCTGTTTGGAAGGGTGGAATGGCTATTCATGGAGGAATCTTAGGTGGATTTATAGGAACACTGATATACGCACATAGAAAGAAGCTAAATGCCTTTTTATTAGGTGATATGGTAGCACCATTGCTTTTATTGGGACAAGGTATAGGACGGTTTGGAAATTTAGCAAATGGAGAAGTTCATGGAGTTCCAACGTTTACTCCGCTAAATATAATTTTTAAGCTAAAACCTAGTTTTAATGAATGGTATAGTTACTATAATACTCTAAGTTTATCAGATAAAGCAGGATACAAGGAGTTAGTTCCCTGGGGACTGGTATTTCCAACAAGCTCACCAGCAGGTTCTGAATTTCCGAATTTGCCATTACATCCCGCAATGCTGTATGAAGCAGGATTAAATTTTGCAGGATTTATATTTTTATATTTTTATATGAGAAATAAAAATTATGCAACGGGAACAATCTGGTGGACATATATAATAATTTATAGTATAAATAGAATAGTAGTAAGCTTTTTTAGAGCTGAAGATTTAATGTTGCTAGGAGTTAGAGCACCACATATAGTGAGTTTTGTGATGTTGATGATTGCGGCAGTAATTATAATAGTTATTAATAAAAAGTCAAGGAGTGATAAAAAATGA
- a CDS encoding FprA family A-type flavoprotein, with protein sequence MHYHAPITEKVFWIGTNDRKTERFENYLPLPQGVAYNSYLINDEKTCIIDTVDFSTAGLFIEKINGILKGKSLDYIIVNHMEPDHSGSLGEVMAYFPEAKVIGNVITLKMIKAFIPDFDETKFICIKEGDTLSLGHHTLTFAMVPMVHWPESMVTYDITDKILFSNDAFGSFGTLDGGIFDDEINFSFYEDEMRRYYANIVGKYGPQVLNAIKKLGGLEIKYICPSHGILWRKDISVVINHFANWASFTPEEEGVVIVYGTLYGTTAKMANVIARELSWNGIKNIKIYDASKTDHSYIISDIWKYKGLIIGSAAHNNDVYPVLQGLLHKLKNYGLKNRYLGIFGNMLWSGGGVRGIQSFADALPGLEIIAESVEAKGEPTPEDQKRLENIAKAMAEKLKSERQ encoded by the coding sequence ATGCATTATCATGCGCCTATTACAGAAAAAGTTTTCTGGATTGGAACTAACGATAGAAAAACTGAAAGATTTGAAAATTATTTGCCATTACCGCAAGGTGTTGCTTATAACTCATATCTAATAAACGACGAGAAAACTTGTATTATAGATACAGTTGATTTCTCTACTGCTGGATTATTTATCGAAAAAATAAATGGAATTTTAAAAGGAAAATCACTTGATTACATTATTGTTAATCACATGGAACCTGATCACTCTGGATCTCTTGGTGAAGTTATGGCATACTTCCCAGAAGCAAAAGTTATCGGTAACGTAATCACTTTAAAAATGATTAAAGCTTTTATACCTGATTTTGATGAAACAAAATTCATATGCATAAAAGAAGGAGATACACTGAGCTTAGGACATCATACTTTAACATTCGCTATGGTACCTATGGTTCACTGGCCTGAATCAATGGTTACATATGATATCACAGATAAAATTTTATTCTCAAATGATGCCTTTGGAAGTTTCGGAACTTTAGATGGTGGAATCTTTGACGATGAAATCAACTTCTCTTTCTATGAGGATGAAATGAGAAGATACTATGCTAACATCGTTGGTAAATACGGTCCTCAAGTTTTAAATGCAATCAAAAAATTGGGTGGACTTGAAATAAAATATATATGTCCTTCTCATGGTATTCTATGGAGAAAAGATATCTCTGTAGTTATAAACCACTTTGCTAACTGGGCTAGCTTTACTCCTGAAGAAGAGGGAGTTGTTATTGTTTATGGAACACTTTATGGTACAACAGCTAAAATGGCAAACGTTATTGCAAGAGAACTTTCTTGGAACGGAATCAAAAATATAAAAATCTATGATGCTTCAAAAACTGATCACTCTTACATTATTAGCGATATTTGGAAGTACAAAGGGCTTATTATTGGATCTGCAGCACATAACAATGATGTTTATCCTGTTTTACAAGGACTTTTACATAAATTAAAAAACTACGGTTTAAAAAATAGATATCTTGGAATTTTTGGAAATATGTTATGGAGCGGTGGTGGAGTAAGAGGTATCCAATCTTTTGCTGACGCTCTTCCAGGACTAGAAATTATTGCTGAATCTGTAGAAGCTAAAGGAGAGCCTACTCCAGAGGATCAAAAAAGATTAGAAAATATTGCAAAAGCTATGGCTGAAAAGTTAAAAAGCGAAAGACAATAG
- a CDS encoding YhdT family protein: MRKNISQINKEALITVLLYVFYFCWWYYFAYIYKAENNKFILGLPSWFFYSCVLGLVVINILVFIAVKCFFKDVDLD; the protein is encoded by the coding sequence ATGAGAAAAAATATTAGTCAAATCAACAAAGAAGCTCTTATTACTGTTCTTCTTTATGTCTTTTATTTTTGCTGGTGGTATTATTTTGCTTATATTTACAAAGCAGAAAATAACAAATTTATTTTAGGATTACCTAGTTGGTTTTTCTATTCATGTGTTTTAGGATTGGTTGTAATTAACATTCTAGTTTTTATAGCCGTAAAGTGCTTTTTCAAAGACGTTGATTTAGATTAG
- the panF gene encoding sodium/pantothenate symporter, which yields MLILLPIILYLCLMLGVAWKVNKIKNSGSVDFMEEYFIGSRNMGGFVLAMTIIATYIGASSFIGGPGVAYKMGLGWVLLACIQTPTAFLTLGILGKRLAIISRKIGGLTITDLLRARYKNDIVVILGSVIMLIFFIGTIVANFVGGARLFESVTGLPYMVGLIIFSVVIITYTTIGGFRAVALTDAIQGGVMLIASAILFFTMLKVGGGMENIMRTIEQTNPALLTPDAGGAIAKPFILSFWMLVGVAILGLPATSVRCMGFKDSKSMHNAMIIGTSVVGILMLIMHLIGVMGAAILPGVQIGDKIIPTLAISNLHPILAGVFIGGPLAAIMSTVDSFLILSSATIVKDLYINYINPNPSDIKVKKLSLFTSLFVGIIVFLLALDPPELLVWINLFALAGQEAAFFCPIIMGLYWKRANAIGAISSMIFGVASFIYFSVFKISFSGLHQIVPVIFMSLIIFIIGSYLGEKPDDETIDIFFNI from the coding sequence ATGCTTATACTTTTACCGATTATTTTGTATCTTTGTTTAATGTTGGGGGTTGCTTGGAAAGTTAATAAAATAAAAAATAGTGGTAGTGTTGATTTTATGGAAGAATATTTCATCGGAAGTAGAAATATGGGTGGTTTTGTCTTAGCAATGACAATCATAGCTACTTATATCGGAGCTAGTTCGTTTATCGGTGGACCTGGAGTTGCCTACAAAATGGGATTAGGATGGGTTCTTTTAGCTTGTATCCAAACTCCTACAGCTTTTCTTACTTTAGGTATTTTAGGAAAGCGTCTAGCTATAATCTCAAGAAAAATTGGTGGTCTAACTATTACTGATTTATTAAGAGCTAGATACAAAAATGATATCGTCGTTATTTTAGGTTCAGTTATTATGCTTATATTTTTCATAGGAACAATTGTAGCTAACTTTGTTGGAGGAGCAAGATTGTTTGAAAGTGTTACTGGTCTACCATATATGGTCGGATTAATTATATTCTCTGTGGTTATAATCACATACACTACTATTGGTGGTTTTAGAGCTGTTGCTTTAACCGATGCCATACAAGGCGGGGTTATGCTTATTGCTTCAGCTATATTGTTCTTTACTATGCTTAAAGTTGGGGGTGGGATGGAAAATATTATGAGAACTATCGAACAAACTAATCCAGCTCTTTTAACTCCTGATGCTGGTGGGGCAATTGCTAAGCCGTTCATCCTATCTTTCTGGATGCTTGTTGGAGTAGCTATTCTTGGTCTCCCTGCTACATCAGTTAGATGTATGGGATTTAAAGATAGTAAATCTATGCATAATGCTATGATTATTGGAACATCTGTTGTTGGAATTCTTATGTTGATTATGCATCTTATAGGAGTTATGGGAGCCGCTATTCTTCCTGGAGTACAAATTGGAGATAAAATTATTCCAACTTTGGCTATTTCTAATTTACATCCTATCTTAGCCGGTGTATTTATAGGTGGACCTCTTGCTGCTATTATGTCAACTGTTGATTCATTCTTAATTCTTTCATCAGCTACTATTGTAAAAGATTTATATATTAACTACATCAATCCAAATCCTAGTGATATTAAAGTGAAAAAACTTTCACTGTTCACATCACTATTTGTTGGAATTATTGTTTTCCTATTAGCACTTGATCCACCTGAGTTACTTGTTTGGATAAATCTATTTGCTCTTGCTGGCCAAGAAGCCGCCTTCTTCTGTCCTATTATTATGGGATTATATTGGAAAAGAGCCAATGCGATTGGTGCTATTTCATCTATGATATTCGGAGTTGCTTCATTTATATACTTCTCTGTTTTCAAAATATCTTTCTCTGGCTTACATCAAATTGTTCCTGTTATTTTTATGAGCTTAATTATTTTTATAATAGGTTCTTATTTGGGAGAAAAACCAGATGATGAAACAATAGATATATTCTTCAATATTTAA
- a CDS encoding aromatic acid exporter family protein, producing MFKYFDHKVLKTALASFLSYYLADYFGIKYGLTASIIAIISIQATKNDSIKITIERFLAVILGMSLFILLSSFLGYQYITLGVFILLFMPLCMKFRIVQGFLVTTVLATHILSEKSISIDFLLNEFYVLILGLSVGNLLNLYMPTNSKAIDSIKLKVDNIIKTILIDIAESLRCSCVSVNEDKNFRTLKATIEEGRKFSLLDYDNSLFDKCNENLNFFSMRRRQYRILTRMRTCFKRLYITHEYSLIIAEFVSKVAENIEIDKNTTPLIKEHKELKELFSNFPLPKTRAEFENRATLFQLLQEMEEFLNAKIEFKKSYEN from the coding sequence ATGTTTAAATATTTTGATCATAAAGTTTTAAAAACAGCTTTGGCTTCTTTCTTATCCTATTATCTTGCTGATTATTTCGGAATAAAATATGGATTGACTGCAAGTATAATTGCTATTATTTCTATTCAAGCAACTAAAAATGATAGTATCAAAATCACTATCGAAAGATTTTTAGCAGTAATATTAGGAATGTCTCTATTTATTTTACTTTCATCTTTTTTAGGATATCAGTATATCACACTGGGGGTATTCATTCTCCTTTTCATGCCTCTTTGTATGAAATTTAGAATAGTTCAAGGTTTTCTAGTGACTACTGTTTTAGCCACTCATATTTTAAGTGAAAAATCGATTTCGATTGATTTTTTATTAAATGAATTTTATGTATTAATACTTGGTTTATCTGTTGGAAATTTACTTAACCTTTATATGCCTACAAATTCTAAAGCTATCGACTCTATAAAATTAAAAGTTGATAATATTATTAAAACAATTTTAATTGATATTGCAGAAAGCTTAAGATGTAGTTGTGTTTCTGTTAATGAAGATAAAAATTTCCGTACTTTAAAAGCTACAATAGAAGAGGGAAGAAAATTTTCTTTATTGGATTATGACAACTCTCTTTTTGATAAATGTAATGAAAATCTAAATTTTTTCTCTATGAGAAGAAGACAATATAGAATACTAACAAGAATGAGAACGTGCTTTAAAAGATTATATATCACTCATGAATACAGTCTTATTATTGCAGAGTTTGTTTCAAAGGTTGCTGAGAATATTGAGATTGATAAAAACACAACTCCTCTTATCAAAGAACATAAAGAGTTGAAAGAACTTTTTTCAAATTTTCCACTACCAAAAACTAGAGCTGAATTTGAAAATAGAGCTACTTTATTCCAACTTTTACAAGAAATGGAAGAGTTTCTAAATGCTAAAATTGAGTTCAAAAAATCTTACGAAAATTAA
- the moaA gene encoding GTP 3',8-cyclase MoaA: MLDRSNRRINYLRLSITDNCNLRCQYCLPENPNSFSKSSTLLSSDDIQKIVEAFSLIGIKKIRITGGEPLVRKDFPEILKKINKIQGIEKIAITTNGFNLLENLNEFEENGLNRINISLDSLNKKKYSEITRGGDFDKVFETIKKISEMNFERVRLNVVIMKGINDDEILDFVNLTRNLNIGVRFIELMPIGEGKKFTSMKNSEIISFIKQTYELLVNSNESTDGPATYYKIPNFLGEIGFISPLSNRFCDKCNRIRVTSSGFLKLCLHYNEGIDLLQYLRKNISIKELAEIIEAAIYSKKPKEHKMNSLETVENIETKGMNEIGG; encoded by the coding sequence ATGTTAGATAGAAGTAACAGACGAATCAATTATTTAAGACTTTCTATTACAGATAACTGTAATTTAAGATGTCAATACTGCCTTCCTGAAAACCCTAATAGTTTTTCAAAGTCTTCAACTCTGCTTAGTAGTGATGACATTCAAAAAATTGTTGAGGCATTTTCTTTAATTGGAATTAAAAAAATTAGAATCACAGGTGGAGAACCTTTAGTCAGAAAAGATTTTCCTGAAATTTTAAAAAAAATTAATAAAATCCAAGGAATAGAAAAAATAGCTATCACTACAAACGGATTCAACCTTTTAGAAAATCTAAACGAGTTTGAAGAGAACGGACTCAATAGAATCAATATAAGTCTAGATAGTTTGAATAAAAAAAAATATAGTGAAATAACTCGTGGAGGAGATTTCGATAAAGTTTTTGAAACCATAAAAAAAATTTCCGAAATGAATTTTGAAAGAGTTCGATTGAATGTTGTTATTATGAAGGGAATTAATGACGATGAAATTTTAGATTTTGTCAATTTAACTAGAAATTTAAATATTGGAGTTAGATTTATTGAACTAATGCCTATAGGTGAAGGTAAAAAATTCACCTCTATGAAGAACTCTGAAATTATATCATTTATAAAACAGACCTATGAACTTCTAGTAAACTCAAACGAATCTACAGATGGACCTGCAACATACTATAAAATTCCTAATTTTTTAGGAGAAATCGGCTTTATAAGTCCTCTATCAAATAGATTCTGTGATAAATGCAATCGTATCAGAGTCACATCTAGTGGATTTTTAAAACTTTGTTTACATTATAACGAGGGCATTGATTTGCTTCAATACCTTAGAAAAAATATATCTATCAAAGAATTGGCCGAAATTATAGAAGCAGCTATTTATAGTAAAAAACCTAAGGAACATAAAATGAACTCTCTAGAAACTGTTGAAAATATTGAAACAAAAGGGATGAACGAAATAGGAGGATAA
- a CDS encoding copper homeostasis protein CutC — MLKSPVILEACVGSYSEAVIAIKNGANRIELCENLYEGGTTPSYGTIKKIRELAIPSFVMIRPRGGNFVYSCDEIEIMKEDIKICKELGVLGVVFGVLTEDNKIDYKLLEELVTLAKPMSVTFHKAIDEIENPENEILNLAKLGVDRILTSGKKATAHEGALLLNSLIKIAEDKIKIIVCGGVTKDNFNYINNLIPNTEYHGKKIV; from the coding sequence ATTTTAAAGTCTCCTGTTATTTTAGAGGCCTGTGTAGGATCTTATTCAGAAGCTGTCATTGCAATAAAGAATGGTGCTAATAGAATCGAACTTTGTGAAAATCTTTATGAAGGTGGAACAACTCCATCTTATGGAACCATTAAAAAAATTAGAGAGTTAGCAATTCCTAGCTTTGTTATGATTAGACCTAGAGGTGGTAATTTTGTGTATTCTTGTGATGAAATTGAAATCATGAAAGAAGATATCAAAATATGCAAAGAACTTGGAGTTCTTGGAGTAGTTTTTGGAGTTCTTACCGAGGATAATAAAATCGATTACAAACTTTTAGAAGAACTTGTGACTTTAGCGAAACCTATGAGTGTAACTTTTCATAAAGCTATCGATGAAATAGAAAATCCTGAAAATGAAATTCTAAATTTAGCTAAATTAGGGGTTGATAGAATTTTAACATCTGGTAAAAAAGCGACAGCACATGAAGGTGCTTTGCTTTTGAATTCACTTATTAAAATCGCTGAAGACAAAATTAAAATTATCGTTTGCGGTGGTGTTACAAAAGATAATTTTAATTATATAAATAACTTAATACCAAATACTGAATACCATGGAAAAAAAATAGTTTAA
- a CDS encoding flavocytochrome c, whose translation MKFFNKKYISLLTSLFLTTTLTYGKEFISTAKGYNGDIKVKVNIIDNEIKNIEVLEEKESSFTKDGMNSIIADIIETQSIKVDNVAGATSTSVGLKRAIDRAVKESGAKLTSREKKVITYNDVTTDVVVIGGGGAGLTAAIAAKDNGAEVILVEKAAILGGNTNYATGGLNAAETSIQKNKGIKDSVNIFIEDTMKGGKNTNNKNLVTKMANSSAEIVDWLISKGADLTDLGRMGGQSVDRTHRPTGGAPVGPDMIAALSKTAKNSGVDIRLSTFAESLVYDGEAIRGIIVKATNGEKYTINSKSVVIATGGFGANSDMIVEYVQSLEGFGTTNHKGATGDGITMAKELNVDFVDMDQIQTHPTVIPTNSVMITEAVRGNGAILVNRDGKRFVNELDTRDVVSKAELDQKGGSAFLMFDETVKNSLKAIDSYDKKGYLVKGDSLKELAEKLDISAKELEKTFTKYNESVKKANDSEFNRQSLPTVLNQGPFYSVEVAPAVHHTMGGIKINDKAEVLSNNEPIPGLFAAGEVTGGVHGSNRLGGNAVVDITVFGKIAGENASLFSK comes from the coding sequence ATGAAATTTTTTAACAAAAAATATATTAGTCTTTTAACTTCTTTATTTCTAACAACAACATTAACTTACGGAAAAGAATTTATTTCTACAGCAAAAGGTTATAATGGAGATATTAAAGTCAAAGTAAATATTATTGACAATGAAATTAAAAATATTGAAGTTTTAGAGGAGAAAGAAAGTAGCTTTACAAAAGATGGAATGAACTCAATTATTGCAGATATTATTGAAACTCAATCTATCAAAGTAGATAATGTAGCAGGAGCTACTTCTACTAGTGTTGGTTTAAAAAGAGCCATTGACAGAGCTGTCAAAGAATCGGGAGCAAAGCTTACTAGTAGAGAAAAGAAAGTTATTACATATAATGATGTTACAACTGATGTTGTAGTAATTGGTGGTGGAGGTGCTGGTCTTACTGCTGCTATCGCTGCTAAAGATAATGGAGCAGAAGTTATTTTAGTAGAAAAAGCCGCTATTTTAGGTGGAAATACTAATTATGCAACTGGAGGACTTAATGCTGCTGAGACTTCTATCCAAAAAAATAAAGGTATCAAAGATTCTGTTAATATCTTTATAGAAGATACTATGAAAGGTGGAAAAAATACTAACAATAAAAATTTAGTTACAAAAATGGCTAACTCTTCTGCTGAAATTGTAGATTGGCTAATTTCTAAAGGTGCTGATTTAACAGATCTTGGTAGAATGGGTGGACAGAGTGTTGATAGAACTCATAGACCAACTGGAGGCGCACCTGTAGGACCTGATATGATTGCTGCACTTTCTAAAACTGCTAAAAATTCTGGTGTAGATATCAGACTTTCAACTTTTGCAGAATCTCTGGTATATGACGGTGAAGCTATTAGAGGAATTATCGTTAAAGCTACAAATGGAGAAAAGTATACTATTAATTCAAAATCTGTTGTAATTGCTACTGGAGGTTTTGGTGCAAACTCTGATATGATTGTTGAATATGTTCAATCTCTAGAAGGATTTGGAACAACAAATCATAAGGGAGCTACTGGTGACGGTATTACTATGGCTAAAGAATTAAATGTTGACTTTGTTGATATGGATCAAATTCAAACTCACCCAACTGTTATTCCTACTAACAGTGTTATGATAACAGAAGCTGTTAGAGGTAATGGTGCTATTCTTGTCAATAGAGATGGTAAAAGATTTGTTAATGAATTAGATACTAGAGATGTTGTTTCTAAAGCTGAACTTGATCAAAAGGGTGGAAGTGCTTTCCTTATGTTTGATGAAACTGTTAAAAATAGTTTAAAAGCTATTGATAGTTATGATAAAAAAGGTTACTTAGTTAAAGGAGATTCTCTGAAAGAACTTGCTGAAAAGTTGGATATTTCAGCCAAAGAATTAGAGAAAACATTCACTAAATATAACGAAAGTGTAAAAAAAGCAAACGATTCTGAATTCAATAGACAAAGTTTACCAACTGTATTAAATCAAGGTCCTTTCTATAGTGTTGAGGTGGCTCCTGCTGTTCATCATACTATGGGTGGAATCAAAATAAATGATAAAGCTGAAGTTCTATCTAATAACGAGCCAATTCCTGGACTTTTTGCTGCAGGTGAAGTTACTGGTGGAGTACACGGAAGCAATAGATTAGGTGGAAATGCTGTGGTTGACATTACTGTTTTTGGTAAGATTGCAGGTGAAAACGCTAGCCTTTTTTCTAAATAA